The sequence TTCAGGAATCAATGAAATTCCACAATTTTCACATTGATCTCCATAAGCTTCTTTTTTTTTACAATGGGGACATATGCCAGATATGTATCTATCTGCTAAAAATTGTTTGGTTTCTTGATCGTAATATTGTTTAGAAAATTTTTCCAAAAGTTTTTCTTTGTCATAAAGTTTTTTAAAAAAAGAAGTAGAAATTTTGTAATGAATTTTTGTAGAAGTTCTAGAATAGTTATCAAATTGTATACCAAAATTAATAAAACAATTTTTAATAAGATAATGATATTTATTAACTATATCTTTAGGTTTTTTTTTTTCTTTTTTAGCTTGTATAGCAATAGGCACTCCATGTTCATCAGATCCACATATAAAAATAACATCTCTATTTTTTCGTTTAAGAAAACGAACAAAAATATCTGCTGGTAAATAAACTCCTGCTAAATGACCAATATGAATTGGTCCATTTGCATATGGTAAAGCTGCAGTTACTATATATTTATTTGATTTTTTCATACCTAATAGATTATGAATAAATAAATTTAATATATAATAATAAATAATATGAATAATAAAAAATTATTTTTAATAGACGCATACTCTATTATTTATCAGAGTTTTTATGCTTACATAAAAAATCCTCTTTTTACTTCTAAAGGATTAAATACTTCTCCTATTATATATTTTACATATTTTTTGATAAATATATTAAATAATGAAAAACCAAACTATATGTCTATCATTTTTGATACAAGTCAAGAAACTTTTCGTAAAAAAGAATATGACAAATATAAAGCACATAGAAAAAGAACACCTGAAGCTATTTATATAGCTATTCCTTATATTAAAAGAATTTTAAAAACTTTTAAAATATCTTTTTTTTATGCTAAAAATGGATATGAAGCAGATGATATTATAGGTACAATAGCTAAAAAAGCGGAAAAAAAAGGATATTTTATTTATATAATTTCTTTAGATAAAGATTTTTATCAACTGATAACAAAAAATATTAAAATTTATGTACCACCTTTTAAAAGAAATCCAAAAAAAATATTGGGAATAGAAGAAATTAAAAATAAATTTGGAATAATTCATCCAAAACAAATTATAGATTTATGGAGTATGATGGGAGATCCTTCTGATAATATACCAGGATTACCAGGAGTAGGAGAAAAAAATGCTAAAAAATTTATTAAAAAGTATGGTAGTATTGAAAACTTATTCAATTCAATCCATGATCTTAACGGAAAAATTAAAAAAAATATAGAAAATAATAAATATTTAGGTTTTTTATCTAAAAAGTTAGTTACTATTGTAACTCATATTCCATTTTTTTCTTTTCAAGAAGAAAAATTATATATTAAAAAACCTAATTGGACTTCTATAAAAAAAATATTTCTAGAACTAGAATTTAATAGACTATTAAAAATGGCTTATCAATATTATATATATAAAATAAAAGAATAAGTTTATCTATAAAATTTATATTTATTAATATAATTCCAAACTTCTGTATGAAGTAAAGGTTTTATATTTTTTCCTTTTTTAATAGAATTTCTAATAGAAGAAGAAGATATATCAATAATTGGAGCTTTCAAAAAAATTATTTTACCCTGTTTAAAAATAGGATTATAAAAAAATCCAATTCTTGGGTATACCAAGATATCATATCTATTTAAAATTAAATTATAATTTTTCCATTTTTTTAAAGAAGAAAATGAATCTTTTCCCAAAAGAATAGAAAATTTATTATTAGGAAATTTTTTTTCTATATTACATAATGTATATATAGTATAAGAAGGTGAATATCCAGATTCAATATCTAAAATATTCATCTTTTCATAACCATAAATAGCTATTCTAACCATTTTTATTCTATTTTCATAATCCAAAAGATCACATTTTTTTTTAAATGGATTTTGGGGAGAAACTATAAACCAAACATGATCTACATCTTTTATAAATTCTGTTATATAATTAGCAATAATTATATGTCCTAAATGTATAGGGTTAAACGATCCAAAATAAAGTACTATTTTCATTTTAAAAAATACATATTTTTTGTATCTATTTTTTTAATAAAAATTAACTAATAAGTAAAAATTTTATTTATACTTCTATTAAAAAATAGAATAATTCCATCTTTTTTGTATTTTTATTTGAAATATTTTAATACAAATTTACATAAAATCATGATTTTACAATATCAAATTTTTGAATAGTATAAAATATGAATGAAAATAAAAATAAAATTATAGACACTATTTATGGTTTTTTTTTATTAGGAAATAGTATTTTTTTATTTTTAAGTTTTTTTTCTTTTCTTTTTCATTGGAAAAATGATCAAAGTCAATTAGAATATTTTTTTGATAAGGAAATAATAGCAGATAATTTACTTGGTAAAATAGGAGCATCTGTATCTCACAGTTTTATTTATTGTGGAATAGGTATTAGTGCTTTTTTTATTCCTATACTATTATTTTTAACAGGATTAAAAATACTTTTTATAAAAAAAAAATTATTAAACAATTTTTATAAATCAACAATATATAAATTTATATTTTTTAGCGTTTGGCTTCCTATAACTTTTTATATTATACTTCCAGATAATAATGATAATAATGGAATATTCTGTGGAATTTTTGGATTTGAGGTAGGTAATTTATTAATTAATTTATTTGGTAAAGTAGGAGTATACATATTACTTTGTACGAGTATTATTTTTTATTATATTATAATTTTTCATATCACTACTCATAAAATAAAAAATGGAATAAAAAAAAAAAATGGAATATTATAACAAATATAATATTCAAATTTTTTAAAAAAAGATATAAAAAAAACAATAATTTAAACGATTTTACTAAAAAAAAAGAGGATAAAAATATTTTACATACAATTCTTTATCAAAAAAAAGAAAATGATACTACATATAAAAAGGATCATACTGATTTAGAATTTAATAAAAAAAAAATAGTTAAAATACTTAAACATTATAAAGTTGAGGTCCATCAAATAAAAGCTATAGTAGGTCCTACTATTACTTTATACGAAATATATCCTCATGTAGGAGTACGTATTTCAAAAATAAAAAATTTAGAAAATGAAATTGCTTTAAA is a genomic window of Blattabacterium cuenoti containing:
- a CDS encoding 5'-3' exonuclease, producing MNNKKLFLIDAYSIIYQSFYAYIKNPLFTSKGLNTSPIIYFTYFLINILNNEKPNYMSIIFDTSQETFRKKEYDKYKAHRKRTPEAIYIAIPYIKRILKTFKISFFYAKNGYEADDIIGTIAKKAEKKGYFIYIISLDKDFYQLITKNIKIYVPPFKRNPKKILGIEEIKNKFGIIHPKQIIDLWSMMGDPSDNIPGLPGVGEKNAKKFIKKYGSIENLFNSIHDLNGKIKKNIENNKYLGFLSKKLVTIVTHIPFFSFQEEKLYIKKPNWTSIKKIFLELEFNRLLKMAYQYYIYKIKE
- the nadD gene encoding nicotinate (nicotinamide) nucleotide adenylyltransferase, whose product is MKIVLYFGSFNPIHLGHIIIANYITEFIKDVDHVWFIVSPQNPFKKKCDLLDYENRIKMVRIAIYGYEKMNILDIESGYSPSYTIYTLCNIEKKFPNNKFSILLGKDSFSSLKKWKNYNLILNRYDILVYPRIGFFYNPIFKQGKIIFLKAPIIDISSSSIRNSIKKGKNIKPLLHTEVWNYINKYKFYR